A window of the Malaclemys terrapin pileata isolate rMalTer1 chromosome 6, rMalTer1.hap1, whole genome shotgun sequence genome harbors these coding sequences:
- the GGT6 gene encoding glutathione hydrolase 6 isoform X2 produces MEAAPARYQVRYQRLGDSDSDGEEAVELRDGPDRSSLQALLHQHHRETCARISSALVLLALALALAFYQMTSGGSSRLGGAQVPRQDGGAGQMGAQEEPGDIPSAAHMHARGVYHHATLITSSKTCSRLGKDLLVAGGNVVDAGITAALCLGLVHPHAGGLGGVFSALLHNASSGSTVALNAVPRRGFSPHYGLPVALPGLRLLHRHFGRLAWPRLLEGPAALAERGVRVDQELAAALQESAGAVKASGLCSLFCDGAGELKGQGALVTRPRLAALLRAVASGDEALPQALAPDLPPAEREPFLQAMGDVGLELQSPLAMQLGDTWLYGAPAPAAGSLLASVLKEVRAAEPRDAPDPCLRALSAAWRGYSRGLGGALGGGPSPRPPRPARAPSPVGSHLAVADSQGNVLLLSASLNSSFGSKFLAPASGILLSDLRAPAGPGLLSWACPVVLGLGEEGTVVGLGATGGSAAPLALAQAIINQVYLGQPLQEALESPWLQLRGGGDGASPGCGPGTQSNLSSGEWAGGAPQAGPWVLQVASQGEHARAFAAPATCCHHEGY; encoded by the exons ATGGAGGCGGCCCCGGCCCGGTACCAGGTCCGCTACCAGCGCCTGGGGGACAGCGACAGCGACGGGGAGGAGGCGGTGGAGCTGCGGGACGGACCGGACCG ATCCTCGCTGCAGGCGCTGCTTCACCAGCACCACCGGGAGACCTGCGCCCGCATCTCCTCGGCCCTGGTGCTGCTGGCGCTGGCCTTGGCCTTGGCCTTTTACCAGATGACCTCCGGGGGCTCCTCGCGGCTGGGCGGCGCCCAGGTTCCCAGGCAGGACGGTGGCGCCGGACAGATGGGGGCGCAGGAGGAGCCTGGAGACATCCCATCTGCGGCTCACATGCATGCACGGGGCGTTTACCATCATGCCACCCTCATCACCAGCTCAA AGACCTGCTCCCGCCTGGGCAAGGACCTGCTGGTGGCTGGCGGGAACGTGGTGGATGCCGGGATCACAGCTgcgctctgtctggggctggtcCACCCGCATgccggggggctgg GCGGCGTGTTCTCAGCCCTGCTGCACAACGCCTCGTCGGGCAGCACCGTGGCGTTGAACGCCGTCCCGCGCCGTGGCTTCTCCCCGCACTACGGGCTTCCCGTGGCCCTGCCGGGCCTGCGCCTGCTGCACCGGCACTTCGGCCGCCTGGCCTGGCCGCGCCTGCTGGAGGGGCCGGCGGCGCTGGCGGAGAGAGGCGTCCGCGTGGaccaggagctggctgcggcccTGCAGGAGAGCGCGGGCGCGGTAAAGGCCTCAGGCCTCTGCAGCCTCTTCTGCGACGGGGCCGGCGAGCTGAAGGGCCAGGGCGCGCTGGTCACCCGCCCCCGGCTGGCGGCCCTGCTCCGGGCGGTGGCGTCAGGGGACgaggccctgccccaggccctggccccggACCTGCCCCCTGCCGAGCGGGAGCCCTTCCTGCAGGCCATGGGGGacgtggggctggagctgcagagccccctggccatgCAGCTGGGCGACACCTGGCTGTATGGAGCCCCGGCCCCCGCCGCCGGCAGCCTGCTGGCCAGCGTCCTCAAGGAGGTGCGGGCAGCCGAGCCCCGGGACGCGCCTGATCCCTGCCTGAGGGCCCTGAGTGCGGCCTGGCGTGGCTACTCCCGGGGACTTGGGGGGGCCCTGGGTGGGGGCCCCTCACCCCGGCCCCCTCGCCCTGCCAGGGCCCCCTCGCCCGTGGGCAGCCACCTGGCAGTGGCAGACAGCCAGGGGAACGTGCTGCTGCTCTCGGCCTCTCTCAACAGCTCCTTCGGCTCCAAATTCCTGGCGCCCGCCTCGGGCATCCTGCTGAGTGACCTGAGAGCGCCCGCGGGGCCTGGCCTGCTCTCCTGGGCCTGCCCCGTGGTGCtgggcctgggggaagaggggacagtggtggggctgggggccacaGGGGGCAGTGCGGCCCCACTGGCCCTGGCCCAGGCCATTATAAACCAGGTGTACCTGGGGCAGCccctgcaggaggcgctggagagCCCATGGCTGCAGctcaggggcgggggggacggggcCTCCCCAGGCTGTGGGCCGGGCACCCAGTCAAATCTGTCCAGTGGCgagtgggctgggggggcccCACAGGCGGGCCCTTGGGTGCTGCAGGTGGCATCACAGGGTGAGCACGCACGTGCCTTCGCCGCCCCGGCCACGTGCTGCCATCACGAGGGGTATTAG
- the GGT6 gene encoding glutathione hydrolase 6 isoform X1, whose amino-acid sequence MGAPLPAGEGAAPLSAGGQGASSPCPGTGAVPSGWRHRRGRGRERSSLQALLHQHHRETCARISSALVLLALALALAFYQMTSGGSSRLGGAQVPRQDGGAGQMGAQEEPGDIPSAAHMHARGVYHHATLITSSKTCSRLGKDLLVAGGNVVDAGITAALCLGLVHPHAGGLGGVFSALLHNASSGSTVALNAVPRRGFSPHYGLPVALPGLRLLHRHFGRLAWPRLLEGPAALAERGVRVDQELAAALQESAGAVKASGLCSLFCDGAGELKGQGALVTRPRLAALLRAVASGDEALPQALAPDLPPAEREPFLQAMGDVGLELQSPLAMQLGDTWLYGAPAPAAGSLLASVLKEVRAAEPRDAPDPCLRALSAAWRGYSRGLGGALGGGPSPRPPRPARAPSPVGSHLAVADSQGNVLLLSASLNSSFGSKFLAPASGILLSDLRAPAGPGLLSWACPVVLGLGEEGTVVGLGATGGSAAPLALAQAIINQVYLGQPLQEALESPWLQLRGGGDGASPGCGPGTQSNLSSGEWAGGAPQAGPWVLQVASQGEHARAFAAPATCCHHEGY is encoded by the exons ATGGGGGCTCCTCtgccagcaggggaaggggctgcgCCCCTGAGTGCTGGGGGCCAAGGGgccagctccccctgcccagggacGGGCGCTGTTCCCTCGGGATGGCGACACAGACGAGGCCGGGGTAGGGAGAG ATCCTCGCTGCAGGCGCTGCTTCACCAGCACCACCGGGAGACCTGCGCCCGCATCTCCTCGGCCCTGGTGCTGCTGGCGCTGGCCTTGGCCTTGGCCTTTTACCAGATGACCTCCGGGGGCTCCTCGCGGCTGGGCGGCGCCCAGGTTCCCAGGCAGGACGGTGGCGCCGGACAGATGGGGGCGCAGGAGGAGCCTGGAGACATCCCATCTGCGGCTCACATGCATGCACGGGGCGTTTACCATCATGCCACCCTCATCACCAGCTCAA AGACCTGCTCCCGCCTGGGCAAGGACCTGCTGGTGGCTGGCGGGAACGTGGTGGATGCCGGGATCACAGCTgcgctctgtctggggctggtcCACCCGCATgccggggggctgg GCGGCGTGTTCTCAGCCCTGCTGCACAACGCCTCGTCGGGCAGCACCGTGGCGTTGAACGCCGTCCCGCGCCGTGGCTTCTCCCCGCACTACGGGCTTCCCGTGGCCCTGCCGGGCCTGCGCCTGCTGCACCGGCACTTCGGCCGCCTGGCCTGGCCGCGCCTGCTGGAGGGGCCGGCGGCGCTGGCGGAGAGAGGCGTCCGCGTGGaccaggagctggctgcggcccTGCAGGAGAGCGCGGGCGCGGTAAAGGCCTCAGGCCTCTGCAGCCTCTTCTGCGACGGGGCCGGCGAGCTGAAGGGCCAGGGCGCGCTGGTCACCCGCCCCCGGCTGGCGGCCCTGCTCCGGGCGGTGGCGTCAGGGGACgaggccctgccccaggccctggccccggACCTGCCCCCTGCCGAGCGGGAGCCCTTCCTGCAGGCCATGGGGGacgtggggctggagctgcagagccccctggccatgCAGCTGGGCGACACCTGGCTGTATGGAGCCCCGGCCCCCGCCGCCGGCAGCCTGCTGGCCAGCGTCCTCAAGGAGGTGCGGGCAGCCGAGCCCCGGGACGCGCCTGATCCCTGCCTGAGGGCCCTGAGTGCGGCCTGGCGTGGCTACTCCCGGGGACTTGGGGGGGCCCTGGGTGGGGGCCCCTCACCCCGGCCCCCTCGCCCTGCCAGGGCCCCCTCGCCCGTGGGCAGCCACCTGGCAGTGGCAGACAGCCAGGGGAACGTGCTGCTGCTCTCGGCCTCTCTCAACAGCTCCTTCGGCTCCAAATTCCTGGCGCCCGCCTCGGGCATCCTGCTGAGTGACCTGAGAGCGCCCGCGGGGCCTGGCCTGCTCTCCTGGGCCTGCCCCGTGGTGCtgggcctgggggaagaggggacagtggtggggctgggggccacaGGGGGCAGTGCGGCCCCACTGGCCCTGGCCCAGGCCATTATAAACCAGGTGTACCTGGGGCAGCccctgcaggaggcgctggagagCCCATGGCTGCAGctcaggggcgggggggacggggcCTCCCCAGGCTGTGGGCCGGGCACCCAGTCAAATCTGTCCAGTGGCgagtgggctgggggggcccCACAGGCGGGCCCTTGGGTGCTGCAGGTGGCATCACAGGGTGAGCACGCACGTGCCTTCGCCGCCCCGGCCACGTGCTGCCATCACGAGGGGTATTAG
- the GGT6 gene encoding glutathione hydrolase 6 isoform X3 has product MTSGGSSRLGGAQVPRQDGGAGQMGAQEEPGDIPSAAHMHARGVYHHATLITSSKTCSRLGKDLLVAGGNVVDAGITAALCLGLVHPHAGGLGGVFSALLHNASSGSTVALNAVPRRGFSPHYGLPVALPGLRLLHRHFGRLAWPRLLEGPAALAERGVRVDQELAAALQESAGAVKASGLCSLFCDGAGELKGQGALVTRPRLAALLRAVASGDEALPQALAPDLPPAEREPFLQAMGDVGLELQSPLAMQLGDTWLYGAPAPAAGSLLASVLKEVRAAEPRDAPDPCLRALSAAWRGYSRGLGGALGGGPSPRPPRPARAPSPVGSHLAVADSQGNVLLLSASLNSSFGSKFLAPASGILLSDLRAPAGPGLLSWACPVVLGLGEEGTVVGLGATGGSAAPLALAQAIINQVYLGQPLQEALESPWLQLRGGGDGASPGCGPGTQSNLSSGEWAGGAPQAGPWVLQVASQGEHARAFAAPATCCHHEGY; this is encoded by the exons ATGACCTCCGGGGGCTCCTCGCGGCTGGGCGGCGCCCAGGTTCCCAGGCAGGACGGTGGCGCCGGACAGATGGGGGCGCAGGAGGAGCCTGGAGACATCCCATCTGCGGCTCACATGCATGCACGGGGCGTTTACCATCATGCCACCCTCATCACCAGCTCAA AGACCTGCTCCCGCCTGGGCAAGGACCTGCTGGTGGCTGGCGGGAACGTGGTGGATGCCGGGATCACAGCTgcgctctgtctggggctggtcCACCCGCATgccggggggctgg GCGGCGTGTTCTCAGCCCTGCTGCACAACGCCTCGTCGGGCAGCACCGTGGCGTTGAACGCCGTCCCGCGCCGTGGCTTCTCCCCGCACTACGGGCTTCCCGTGGCCCTGCCGGGCCTGCGCCTGCTGCACCGGCACTTCGGCCGCCTGGCCTGGCCGCGCCTGCTGGAGGGGCCGGCGGCGCTGGCGGAGAGAGGCGTCCGCGTGGaccaggagctggctgcggcccTGCAGGAGAGCGCGGGCGCGGTAAAGGCCTCAGGCCTCTGCAGCCTCTTCTGCGACGGGGCCGGCGAGCTGAAGGGCCAGGGCGCGCTGGTCACCCGCCCCCGGCTGGCGGCCCTGCTCCGGGCGGTGGCGTCAGGGGACgaggccctgccccaggccctggccccggACCTGCCCCCTGCCGAGCGGGAGCCCTTCCTGCAGGCCATGGGGGacgtggggctggagctgcagagccccctggccatgCAGCTGGGCGACACCTGGCTGTATGGAGCCCCGGCCCCCGCCGCCGGCAGCCTGCTGGCCAGCGTCCTCAAGGAGGTGCGGGCAGCCGAGCCCCGGGACGCGCCTGATCCCTGCCTGAGGGCCCTGAGTGCGGCCTGGCGTGGCTACTCCCGGGGACTTGGGGGGGCCCTGGGTGGGGGCCCCTCACCCCGGCCCCCTCGCCCTGCCAGGGCCCCCTCGCCCGTGGGCAGCCACCTGGCAGTGGCAGACAGCCAGGGGAACGTGCTGCTGCTCTCGGCCTCTCTCAACAGCTCCTTCGGCTCCAAATTCCTGGCGCCCGCCTCGGGCATCCTGCTGAGTGACCTGAGAGCGCCCGCGGGGCCTGGCCTGCTCTCCTGGGCCTGCCCCGTGGTGCtgggcctgggggaagaggggacagtggtggggctgggggccacaGGGGGCAGTGCGGCCCCACTGGCCCTGGCCCAGGCCATTATAAACCAGGTGTACCTGGGGCAGCccctgcaggaggcgctggagagCCCATGGCTGCAGctcaggggcgggggggacggggcCTCCCCAGGCTGTGGGCCGGGCACCCAGTCAAATCTGTCCAGTGGCgagtgggctgggggggcccCACAGGCGGGCCCTTGGGTGCTGCAGGTGGCATCACAGGGTGAGCACGCACGTGCCTTCGCCGCCCCGGCCACGTGCTGCCATCACGAGGGGTATTAG